From the genome of Malus sylvestris chromosome 13, drMalSylv7.2, whole genome shotgun sequence:
CCACAATTACCGGCGCAAAGGTTGGGGGAAAAACGCCGCGTGGGGGCGGCACGACAAAGTAGAGAATCTGTATGACTGCTTGGACTCcaaaagtagagagagaaagtaaaaagcagagagagaaagagagacaaaaaagacgcagaaaattataaaaacagaaaaaagatAACAAGCTTTCATCCAACACTCCCTCCACTACCAAACAACCAAACAACCAAACAACCAAACatacaaagaagaaagaaacttTCTTGCTTTCCCATTTCATTCCCTTTCTCTTTCACTGCTAGATCCGCTCCTTTGCGTGTTTCTGGTGAGAAATTGGCTGTGGGGTCCATGAAGATTTCTGGGTCGTCGTTGGTTTCCGCTCTAATGGCGTTTCTGCGATGATCGGATTGTTTCTTTGTGATATATGTTGGTTTTTGCAACTGGGTATTTGCTCTAAAGTTTGAAGCTTTAGTGGGTTCTGTGATACGATGCAATCGGATGGGTCGGAAACATTGAGCCCGACAACCCAACGGCTGCAGTCTTTGTCAGCCGCCGATACCAGAGGGAAGCACAGGATACATGCCGAGTTGAAGCGGCTCGAGCAAGAAACTAGATTCTTAGAGGTCAGCGTGATTCTTTTACTTTGTCTATGATGTTGGGAATTTGAGTTGGTCTTATGTTGTTGGGTTTTGATTGTCTTATGTTTCGTTTCTGATTGTGATTGGATGCATGTGCCAACATATGGTGAAAATTTCCAATTTTCAAGGTTGAATTCAGTTAGCTGCTGGATTTGTACGGTCACtgaattttctgtttgtttggAGTTTGAAGGTTTAGGGAGTCAATGATGGAATCTAGGATTCGAAGTATATTAAAAATGCATTTATTGGAATTGTTAGATGTGTGATGAATGTGATTAAATGGTTGTAGAGTTTGaaatggtttggtttgattGTTTTGGCTAGATTGTGGTCCTGTTTCGTCGATCCGTAGGTTCGGTTTCCTAGTTCTGTAGTGTACCGTGAGAGTTTGGGAAGCTTATGCTCACCCTTTTGTGTGTATTCTCAGCTTTCCCTATTGCCGCCATGCGACGCTCTTATTCGTTATTACTCAAAATTTATGAGGGTTGTTCTATTAAATGTGACCCTCTTAATCAGGTTTTCCGTTTGCGGCCATGTGACCTCCTCTCTAACCATATGTTTTGCAGAATGTAGAAATTGTTGGAGTTTTTAGTCGTTTAGTTTAGTCAGGTCGAGTTATTATGTATGTTTGCGCTTAGGCGTAGTTTGATTGACGTCTCGGTTATAGTTCATTATCCGATGTGCAGAAGGGTAATTTGATTCGCAACAGAtagataataaataataatggGGTAATACACGTGATTGGTCAGGGACTCTTTAGTGTCGAGTTCTCATGCCTTGGGTGAGTACATGTTTCATCTGAAGAATTGATTGGTTGTGTTGGTGATGAAAGCATGATAACTTTTACTGCTAAGAGGTGTAGCTGtgtattttagttttatttgttcACTTTTGACTCTTGAGAAGTGAATCGTTGAGCTCTACGCATTAATTATACAGTGGCCTACTTTCCTCATTCCTTTGACTTGTGTTTGTATACGTATTTAAGCCCTCTGCATCAAACTCTGAAGTTATGTTTTTGATGATTCTCTTGTTGCCAAATGTGGTGCAAGACACTTGCAAGATTCTTGTCCTTAAGTTGTGAAGACAAAGTTCATTAGGTTGACAAGATGACCAGGTAACCAGGGTTGTTGTGGATAAATAAGTGAAAGAATAAGGTTTCCAATGTATGCTGCATTGTGAAAATGAACGACCTATCGAATTGTTGATAACTGAAAATTagaataaaattgaaaatttgacgACATTGGAAGGACCTACATAGCACAAGAAAAGAACTGCAGTCAAATAGCTTAAACGGCTGAACATTCAGTTGAAAATAGGAATCTCCAAAACTATTTTAAAGTTACCGGAGGCTTTATTGATAATATGAATTTGTAATGGTTAAATTGGCCACAGCTACTAACATTAAGAGTACCTTGAGCACTAAGTTTTGACTTTTCAGCTGTAAAGTTCGCCATAAATGACAGGCTAATTAAATGGTTTCGGAGTGTTTTGAAAGATGGCTTCTCGTGTGCTGAGTAGAAAATTAGGAATTTTGTTACATTTGTGTTTGGATATTTTAACCTCTTTTGAGTATTGACATTAATTGTTAAAACACTGCATCCACCAACCTAGGAGCAACCACATATATCGGTGGGACGTGTCATTATCTGGGGCTAAAAGCTGTTAAACTGGTTGCTAATGTTATGCTGCATGTAAGATTTGTGAGACCAAATCTAATGGTGGGACAGTCATGTCTGGAGTTATTTTCAAGTTTTGGTTTGAGGTGTGGTCTAATTGTACTTTCATATCTCAATTGATGCCGCGTGCTCTTGAAACTTATCATACCTTCTTTAAAGAAACACAACTCCATATCCTCTGTCTTGGGAAACAACTAAGGTTAAAGATTTCTGAGTTTCGTGACTCACTCTTCCATCAAGTCGGTAGGGTACCTTGAGGAAAGAGTGAGGCATACAAAACGTTCTGGGCAAAAAGTTGGATGTCAATTAACTGTACGGTGTTAAACATTTCTTGTTAAGATAAGTTTGAAATGTGTCCTTTTGCATTATTGTGTTAACATTTTTGCTTAGCTACCAGCCACCATTGTCAAGCATTTAGTGACATGTTTCAGCCTTGCACGACCCTGAATTCTTATGGCCAGCGTCTAGGGACACTTTTCACATGAGGTTTAATGTGGAATTGGAGATTTATCATGGTTAttgctttatttgttttcatcTTTTTGGTGGACAGGAGTTTCCATTTTCTGGTTCTGTGATTTGGTAATCCAAAAGGCACCCAGAAAGGGGACTCAACAGCTTGTTGCGTGCGCGTGCGGGTGCACGTGTGCTTTGTCATGATTTATCAGCATGACATCATTATTAAGACTGATGAATGGATTTTATTCTGCTCATTTTTTCCGCAGGAAGAACTGGAGCAACTTGAAAAGATGGAAAACGCATCATCTGCGTGCAAGGAGTAAGCACGGCAGATACTTAGAATATTGTAGAATCCTAGTTTCGACTGTGACCATTATGCTAACCGACTTTCGTTTTGTACTCCAGAATACTGAAGGGTGCAGAAACAAAGCCGGATCCATTACTCCCAATGTAACACCTCTATTCTACTTGTTTGCTTTGTTTCGTAAACTTACCCATTTCCCTGATTGTCATTTCCCTTGATTGACAGAACACACGGCCCTCTTAATCCATTCTGGGATCGATGGTTCGAAGGCCCCCAAGACTCGAAAGGTTGCAGGTGCTGGATATTGTGACGGTCTTTACCGAGTTCCAGGCTTCCATCGTCTTTTGTTCACAGGCTTCAATCGGGACGTTTCAAAGATTTCCTTGTTACTGTTATTCGCACGCAGGCTTCAATTAGGACAGTTCAAAGATTTCGTACTACTGTTGTTCGCAAATATTTTACATAACGTTACATTGTGCAGATGACAATTTATGGCACTACTTTGATTTCGAGAGCCTTTAATTTGAGGCAGATTGTGCAGAGTAACAATTTTTCAATCAAAATGCTTCACTGTATCGGCAGAGCGTTACAAATCTCCACGCATATCGTATTGTTTAATGAACTGCTTAATGATTCAGAAGGTAAAATATTTTTCCAGCATTTGAAATTGGAAATGATCTACACGTTTGTTCCGAGCAAATAGCTTTGATGATACACAGCTGTGACACTGTATCATCAACTGGCCTCGAAACCCCGCTTACATGAAAAATCTGTCTTTCTTCAAGTGGGCGCTTTCCCTGTAACGTGCTGGGCAATCCAACCTAGACCATCGTACAGCCCGTCTCCTGTGAGGGCACAACAGGCTTGGATGTGCCAGTCATGATTCTTGATGCTGTGCAGAGAGAGCGTGTCGGTGATCTCTGCTGGGGTCATTGCATCCTTGAGGTCTTGCTTATTTGCAAAAACCAGCACAACAGAATGTTGAAGATCCTCATGTGCCAGCAACCTGAACAGTTCATCTTTCATTATTGAAATTCTGGCTCTATCTGTACTGTCTATAACCGCAATGATAGCGTGAGTTCCACGGTAATATGTTGCCCATGAAGTCCTCAGTCTTTCTTGTCCCCCAAGATCCCATACCTGTCATTCACATGATTTGCAGGTATCATCTGTAGCTCTTTGCATCTAACAATATATAAACCTAAACTGATACAGTGCCTTGAAGGAGAAAACGAAATGAAAAAATGACAACGGAACAGAAAACTGAGAGCACGACTGACATTTGATCGAGCTTAGGGTTGAGATATAGAGCATCATTTAAATGCCGTAGCTCAAAATATTCAATGAGCTCAAATGAAAAAGACTCATACACAGACCAAGGATACGACTTTACATGAAGCACTATCTTGTAAGTTTTAATGACAACATTCAATTCATTTCTACACTTCGTTGATCACCATACATAGTTATCATGCTCGGTAAGTAATGTTGAAGTTTCATGCTTACTGAATGGTTGGATGTATCCTGACATGTTTAAGCACATATTTCAAAAACACAACATGGACCATTAAATTTTCCCTCTCCAGAACCAGTACATCCTCCAGATATCACAAAACGAAGTCTATGCCATTTTAGATGTCCAAATgatgacacacacacacacatatatggcTCTAGTCAGTAACTAGAATAAAAGCGAATAACACTGAAAAAGAAGTAACaatgagaaaaacaagccaGATAAAATTAAACCCAAATATATGTTCCCTTAATCTACCTCCTCCAAATACCCCAAATCCTAACAACTGTTACGACATTACTTTCTTCATTCTCTTATAAATTCATCATATTTAATAAATGAAGGGTTTTTATCGcaaatagtccctgagattgacCTAATCGATCAATTTGGTCCCTGAGTTTCAAAATCAATTAATTTGGTCCCTTACTTTCACTGCGACACATCCATGTGGTCCTTCCATTAGGATTCCATTAACAATTTTGTTagtgtgctgatgtggcacacaTATAGGGCCCACAAGTCCAATAATATGGTGCCATGTGGATTATACcaaattaattgatttttttttaaatcataaaatccacaaaacaaaacaaaaacaagaaagtatCAAAAGAATGTAAAATAAGATTAAATAAATCCAAATGAATTCTGGTCATCTTTCTCCACCAAACTCCTCCATCACAGCCAACAACACACCTCGCCACAAATTATAGCTGCTCCTCCTTTATCGCAGCCCCAAATGTTAAAGTTAAACCAATAAATTCTCATTATAAATTACAAATTATTATTCTAATTTGAACCCGTTAACTCGTAGGGCAAAAAAATGTGTATTCTAATCTAATTTAACCCCACCCTGATCCCCTGCACTCACTGCTGGAGCCTACTATTACAAGTCGGCGAGAGGTTGCAACCTCCAATCTGAAGGAAGCCAAGGTCGCCAGTAGTCCTAGGGGTGATGCTAGGGAAGCAATAGAGAGTCGGGGAAAGGTTTCTTCAGTTTTCTTCCATTGCTAGCCAAAATCCCAATCCCTGGTTCCAATTCTGGATAAACCGAGACTCTCCATACACAATACAGCAGAATCCTTCTCTGCAGAAAATCATGTTCCCAACTAGGGTCAACGACTTCCCAGTCTTCCCCACAGCAAACCAAGATTGAAAGTTCCTTCAAAGAAGAAACTTGAGGAGCGATTTAGACCTGGAGAGGTTGGTGGACATTGAGGTGAGCTGGGTACGAATAGATAGaagtgagggaggagagagagatttttattttgttttctcttttcttttacagattttataatttaaaaaaaaattactttggTGTAATCCACATGGCACCATATTATTGGACTTATAGCCCCTATAtgtgtgccacatcagcacactAGGAATCCTAACGGAATGAATGATTATCTTATATAAAGACCAGGAATATATTAAACTAAAACTTAAACCAACTCTTATCATCTTCCCACAAAAGAATGTTCAAGCACTTAAAGTCAAGTACTCTCATGGGAAACACCTCCAAACTGTGagaggattttagagaataTGAAAAAATAGTGTGTTTCCGGTTAACTCTTAACCTTTCGTCTAATCGCATCAAGCACGGTATACTGCCTAATAAAGTACTTGATGCGAAATACTTCAACGTATTGTGTGCTTATGGTTACAAAAATTCCgtcaaccaaaacaaaatattacTCTTGATTATTAGAACAGATAATCAACTTTGAAAGTTACCGGGAAAAGCCTACTACTATTATGCTTCAGATAAGATTTGTGAAAAAGGCAAAAAGCTCATACTGCTGTGAATACCCCAATACAGCACCAGCAATCTTAAAAGAAACAACTTCACCCAACAATTTCCTCCCCATAAACTACAGTGAATTATCAAACAACCATTAACTATATGAGTTTGCTGGGTGGGATTACTGTCATAGGCATTTCCATGGACAAGATTGTCAATAGCAGTAGAGGCATTGCAAGCAATAGAGGGAAAGTAACAGATACATCTAGATGCTCAATTTTGTCACTTGAAACCTCATGCTTGCTATTAGCGAGGTTGACATAACCTCAACAGCCAAAAAGACAATTTGGATGCCAACAAaatagaagagagagaaaacctATGTGCACTattaagaaacaaaacaattgggAAAGATGATTTCTTTAAACACCCCAATCAACTGCATAGCTATCTTGAAATATCtacaagaagaacaaaaaaggaAACTGAGAAATTCAAATCAATTTCCAAACATTAGAAAGTCTAGCAAAAAAGGTTGTTAGAAAACAAGAAGAATCCAATAAACATAGATAAATAGGACCCCTCGACAGCTCGACCGCACACAAGAATGCCCTAACTTGATCAAGAAACTCATCCATCCTAAAATGGATAACTTTCCGTTAACGAAATAAACAAAAGCATAACATAGAAGAGCGATAGAGATGGGAATGGTTAAGGTACCTCGAATCGAATGTTCTTGTAGACAAGCTCTTCAACGTTGCTGCCTACAGTAGGGTTTGTGGTGACAACCTCTCCCAAGTGTAATTTGTAAAGGGTAGTGGTTTTCCCAGCATTATCCAACCCAACCACCACTATCTTATACTCTTTTGCAGGAAACAACATGAACCAAAACCTGGAAATGAATGCCCCCATCTTCTATTCCCAACCCAAAAATccaaacttcacctacaacacCCAATATTTATCAGAAAAATTAAATCGAAAAACaactataaacaaaaaaaaaaattacatgaatatTTGATTTATGTGTTAATTCTGGATGGTTTAATCAAATCAAGATCGAAAAAAAACAGTAGTCGAGAAGTAATGATGAAAAATTAATGTGGGTTCGCTCCGAAATTAGCAGATCGATGAACACAAAGATTTCAAGAATAAAAAAGCAGAAAGGGCAAGTGATAACCTGGATTTGGATTTTGCCGGAAGGGAGAGATGGAGGAGGTGGCGATTGATCGGCGGGGAAAAGCGGTTTGCGGTGGTTCGGGATGCGAAGGACTGGAACCAAGAGAAACCCCAAGATTAAATTTGGTATAGGAAAAAGAATCCACCAAAGCTTTGGGGTCTCAGAAAGTTTTCTGAGGGTGCGATGTGTATGGGGAAAGAAAGCTTGGTGGTGGTGCGTGTTAAATATTCAGCGTTGAATGAGAAAGTAGCCACCGAAAATACTTATTCGTTGGGAGTGGTTTGTGTCGGAGGCGCACTGCTATTTGGGACATCATCATGGATTGACGTGTGCATGTTGATTAGTATtatcctttttaattttcaatttgtggataaaattattatttttcaaaatttaaaagtgaTCCGGATTTTTGAAAGTTGATTCAAcgactaaaattattataatttttggaAGCCTTTATTTTTAGTCCTTGGATCAAGTTTCAAGGGCCCTAATCACTTGATCTGGTGGCCTTGATGAAagagatccaaagcttgaataattttttttttaaggaaaattaataaaaatggcttgaaaactttgagtcttaatgataaggacaaaataaaggaaaaagtgaatagtagcaggattgactttttaatgtaaaaatgtggtttttcattaaagtgaacagtaccggaagcttttcgttaaaggcttttttttttttaagcatgtTGGTGATGTTGTGGCTCATTATACTAAAGGGTATAGGGGTGCGACAATGGGAGTTTGTGTGTTATGTCTCGTGtctttatttattataaattcAGGAGAATCTTTTTTTGTAAGACCATCtttaaatgagatgtcaaaagtGTCACGTAGATAGACAATAATAAAAAATGGCACCACACTCTCTCCAACCAAGCTTTCAATTTCTTATGTGGAGTGAGTCAATTGAAGTCAAAGCCTCTTGCTGTCAAATTTAttagataatatttttaatatatagtaAATGTTGTGTTTTTCAAGTAATTGATTGTTTGCTTCAATCATTAGACCCCACAAAGAGATAACAAAAAGTTTATTAAATGatattattatttaacataTCGAATGGAGCAAAATCTGGAAAAAATGTCAAATTGCCACATAAGCCATCAAATATTATGttgatgtttaaaatttgacaccTCTTTTAAAGGTGCTCTAAGTAATTCAATCATAAAGGGATAAGATTTTCTATTATCTTACCGACAATTTACTAGTGATTTATACAGTCACACATGTACTATAATTTTATGTCACAATCTCCTCATTGAGTGtctaaatactcaagtagatagCGCATCAGATTTTCAAGCAAATGTAGAAGTAGTTGTCGAAGTTGTTTCGTCTATTCAACATAATGAGTGAATGCGAGTCGCAAAACACATAGATTATAAATCTCACAAAACCTCATTATGTTAAAATACAAGGTGGGATAAAAACCCTAGTTTAAAGAAAAAGGTGAAAAGTTCCATTGACTCAAAACTAAACACCTTTAAGACCAAGTAGAACGTACGTAAgtgtaacatcctacatcgccAAGGGGAGTAGATCatgtaaaccttatatgtatattctcatctatacctagcacgaggccttttgggagctcactggcttcgggtttcgtaAGAACACTAAAGTTAAGCGAAAAAGGGTcagagcattcccaagatgggtaacccactgggaaTTTCTGCTcacgtgagttcccagaaacaaaaccatgagggcatggtcggggcctaaagcgaacaatatcgtgttacggtggagtcgagcttgggatgtggtggagcctaggtcgggatgtgacaatttggtatcagagccaatccccggccggaagtgtgccgacgaggacattGAACCCCTaagggggggtggattgtaacatcgcacatcgcccaagggagtggatcatgtaagtcttatatttacattcttatctctacctagcatgaggcattttgggagctcactgacttcgggttccattggaactccgaagttaaacaagttcgtgcgagagcaatcccatgatgggtgacc
Proteins encoded in this window:
- the LOC126597385 gene encoding uncharacterized protein LOC126597385, which encodes MGAFISRFWFMLFPAKEYKIVVVGLDNAGKTTTLYKLHLGEVVTTNPTVGSNVEELVYKNIRFEVWDLGGQERLRTSWATYYRGTHAIIAVIDSTDRARISIMKDELFRLLAHEDLQHSVVLVFANKQDLKDAMTPAEITDTLSLHSIKNHDWHIQACCALTGDGLYDGLGWIAQHVTGKAPT
- the LOC126597388 gene encoding guanine nucleotide-binding protein subunit gamma 2-like produces the protein MQSDGSETLSPTTQRLQSLSAADTRGKHRIHAELKRLEQETRFLEEELEQLEKMENASSACKEILKGAETKPDPLLPITHGPLNPFWDRWFEGPQDSKGCRCWIL